The following DNA comes from Gemmatimonadaceae bacterium.
ATCTACGACTCCGAACCCTGGCTACACCTTATGTAAAGGACTACGACGCCGATCCTGCGCACGGTCCGCTACAGTGGGTCGTTCGCTTCGACCTGAGACGATGGGGTTTTTTCAAGGCTTCGCTCAATGGCAACCGCGTCGGAGCCGCGGCCATCGTACATGACAGTCCCGATATCGACATGCTGGAACGACAAAGCGATCTCGCCCTTCTTTGGGACCTGCGGGTCGCACCTGATGCGCGCCGGGAGGGTGTCGGTGCTTTACTGTTTCAGGCAGCCGAACGCTGGGCGTCGATGCGAGGGGCCCGCCGTCTCAAGGTCGAAACACAAAACATAAATGTGCCGGCCTGCCGGTTTTACGCGAGTCAGGGATGCACACTGGGCGCAACCGATCACACTGCGTACCCTGACCTGCCAGATGAAGTGCAGCTTCTATGGTATAAGGAACTTGCTACACCCCTTTGTCTGCAGACAACACATCGGTGTGCACAGAATCCTGATCCTGGTGCGGCGGGGGCGGGAGATTCACCGGCACAGTAGTGGCTGACGCTACCAACTCGCCGCTGGAGGTGAGTGCTCCCTCAAGGCGGTGCATCGTGCCGCAAGAAAACGGCTTTGTAGACGACGGGGAGCCCGCAACAGTATTGGGAGAAGCGCGCAAGAATGCCGACCGTGACCGATTGCTATGGCGCACGTACCCGTTCGAGTATCGCATGGCGAAGCCTGAAACGCTGCCGGGCGCGCCGCCGGTCCCACCTCCGTGACCCCTGAGCACGCCGCGACAGACGTATGATGTAAGCAAGTAGGCACTTGCACGCAGCGGTCGTGCTCCGTACGTTAGGGCGCATGGACACTCGCACAACAATCATCCAGGCAGCGGCATCGGTTTTCGCTCAGCATGGCTTTCGCGGCTCCACTACCCGGCGGATCGCTGATGCTGCGGCGGTCAACGAAGTCACGATTTTCAGGTACTTCGGATCCAAGGAAGTCCTGCTGCAGGAAGCAATCAATCATTCAGTTGGCTGCGAGATCTCCAGTCCTCTTCCATCGTCGCCTGTTAACCCCGAGGCCGAACTGGCGGGGTGGTGTGCGGTGGTCATCGATCATCTGCGATCGCGACGGGGAATGATCCGGAAATGCATGAGCGAGACGGAGGAGAGGCCAGAGATGAAATCGGCGGCGGCGGCCACCCCGATCCGGGCGACGAGTGAACTGTGCGCCTATTTCGGCGCGCTCAAGAGCAGCGGTTTCATCAATGAAGATTTCGATGCATCGGCAGCTGCGGCGATGATGATGGGGGCGTTGTTCCACGACGCGATGGGACGCGACATGATGCCTGATGCCTATCCGGAACCCGCGGACCAGGCTCCGCAACGCTACGCGCGCCTGCTGTTGCGAGCGATTGGAGTCAGTACCAGCTCAGTAACGACAGACGGCCGGCACAAGCGCGGGAAACAAATCACACAACCACTCACGTAACACTGATATGACTGCCCGGAAACCTTACAACCGATTACGCGTGGCGACTCGCACGTGGATGCTGTGCAATGCGGTCGTGACGCCTCTTGTCATTTCAGCAATTGCATCGTTCGCGAACGCGCAAGCGGCTCCCCGACCATCTACGGTAATGGTCCCAGCCGTTTCGCCACCGGCCGGAGCCAATGCAGTCGCTCTTTCTCTCGACGATGCAATACGTGCCGCAGAAACGCAGAGCGAAGCTGTGCAAATAGCCCGTGCAGGCGTGCAGCGCAGCGAGGGGCAGCGGCTGCAGGCCCGGAGCCAGCTCTTCCCGCAGATCTTCGGCTCGGGCGGGTACACCCGCACTCTCAAATCGCAGTTTCAGGGAATCAGCGGTGATAGCCCCGCACCCGACACCACCGGTCCGCAGCCACCGGCACCACCGTGCGACGCATACCTTCGTGACCCAAATGCGTCTGTCGCCGATCGTCTTGCCGGGCTCGAACAGGCATCGCGCTGCGGCGCCGGCATCAATCCGTTCGCGGCTTTCAGCAGCCTTCCGTTCGGCCAGGCGAACCAGTACCAGCTTGGCCTCTCCGTCTCACAGAATCTCTTTAACGGCGGCCGCGTCTCGGCTCAGAACGAAGCGGCGGCGGCCGGCAGGCGCGCGGCCGGGATCGAGCTCACTGCACAGCGCGCGCAGATCATCCTCGACGTCACCCAGGCTTATTACGAAGCGTCGCTCGCCGATCGTCTCGTCGCGATAACGGACGCTTCATTCACGCAGACTCAGAGTGTGCTGCGTCAGGTTCAGCTCAACAAGACCGTGGGAAACGTTTCCGAGTTCGAGCTTTTGAGAGCGCAGGTGACGAGCGATAACCAGCGGCCACAGGTAATCCAGCGCCGCAGCGATCGCGAGGTCGCGTATCTGCGACTGAAACAACTGCTGAATATTCCGCTGAATCAACCGGTAGTGCTGACGACACAGATCGAGGATTCCACAGCCGCGTCGGCGGGAATACAGCTTGCCGGTGTGTCGGTCGCTTCGTACCTCACTCCCGACACCTCGACCGCAAACCGCGCCGGCGTCAGGCAGGCTGCGGAAGCGCTCGAAGTCCAGCGCGAGCTGCTTCGGGTGGCCAGGTCGCAGCGGCTGCCGTCGCTATCGCTGTCGTCGCAATATGGTGCCGTCGCATATCCCCTATCGGGCTTGCCTGGAACAAATGACTTCCGCGCAAACTGGACCGTTGGAATCGCCGCGCAGCTTCCGATCTTCACTGGCGGACGCATTCGAGGTGAAGAAATGGTGGCTCAGGCAAACGTTGCGGAATCGCGCTCGCGGCTCCAGCAGGTCCGTGAGTTCGCAGCGCTCGATGCGCGCGTAGCCATCAACGCCCTCATTCAGGCCAACGCCGCGTGGGAAGCGAGTCGCGGAACCGCCGAACAGGCCTCCCGGGCATACACAATTGCCGAGGTGCGATACCGGGAGGGCATATCGACGCAGCTGGAGTTGAATGACTCGCGAATTCTCCTCGAGCAGTCGACAGGAAACCGCGCCCTCGCAGCCCGCAATCTTCACATGGCGCGGATAAAGCTCGCGCTGCTTCCCAATCTTCCCCTGCAGGCTGGCGGTTTCGGGCAGTCGGACGCAGCGATTCAAACACAGCAGCAGCCCACGCAACCCGGCGGACAACAGCAACAGCAACAACAGCAGCAACAACAGTCGCAGTCAGGCACGCTTGCGTCCCAGCAGATACCCCCTGGATTCTAATCGAAAATGACACACATACATCGCTCGACAGGCAACGCGACACACCCGGAAGGTTCAAGGTGGATCTCTGTATTCCCGGGAATGACGAATGGATTGAGCCGGTACGCCGCGTTCACCCTTCTGCTCGCGGTCGTAGCCGCGTGTAACCGGGGAGCGGCCGCTGAATCCGACTCGACAGCCGTCGCTCCGATGACCATCGGGCCTGAAAATATCGCTGTCGTATCGAACGGGTCGTTATCCAATGGCCCGGCGATATCCGGTACCCTCATGCCCGAACGCGAGGCAATGGTGCGCGCGCAGGTCGGTGGCAGTGTCCTGCAGACCTACGTCGAGCAAGGCCAGACAGTTCGCGCCGGCCAGGTGCTCGCCCGCATCGACGGTGGAGGATTGCAGGATGCGTTTCTTTCCGCACGGGCGGGCCTCACATCGGCTCGCAACAATGCCGACATCGCTCAACGTGACCTTGCCCGAAGCCAGAAACTTCTTGCCGTGGGCGCGATCGCCGAGCGGGAGATCGAGCAGACCCGCCGGAGTTCGGTGGCGGCGACCGCCGCGCTGGCCGATGCGCGTGCCCGCCTTTCCATGGCGCAGAAGCAGGTTGGCAACACAACCGTTAGAGCGCCGATATCGGGAGTGGTCAGCGACAGACAGGCCTCGCCGGGTGATGTACTGCAGCCCGGCGCCGCGATGTTCATAGTCGTGGATCCGTCGAGCATGCGTCTCGAAGCGTCGGTTCCGGCAGAAAATCTCTCGCAAGTGCGCATCGGAACTCCGGTCGCGTTCACAGTGAGTGGCTATCCTGACCGCGACTTCGCCGGCCGTGTGACTCGAATCAACCCCACCGCAGATCCCGCGACACGCCAGGTGCGGATATTCATCTCGATTCCCAACACTGCCGGGACACTCGTCGGCGGACTCTTTGCGAACGGCCGCCTGTCGAGCGACACCCGCACCGGGCTGATTGCGCCGGTGTCGGCAATCGATGCCCGAAGCAGCGTTCCGGCAGTGCTTCGTATCAAGCAGGGAAAAATCGAGCGAACTCCGGTGCAGCTCGGCCTTCGCGACGAAGGCTCGGAACGAATCGAGATCGCGTCGGGAGTGCAGGCGGGCGACACGCTTCTCACTGGCGCCGCGCAGGCAATCTCACCCGGTACGGTCGTGAGGGTGTCGGCTCCAACAGACGAGCCGCGCAAGGAATCGAGGAAATAGCGGATGGTAATTTCAGATTTCGCGATCAAGCGCCCGATGATCACCATTGTGACGATGGTGGCACTAGCGGTATTTGGTCTTTTCGCGCTGTTGCGGCTCCAGACTGACGAATTTCCCGACGTTCAGCAGCCGGTAGTGTTGACAGGCATTCCGTATCCCGGCGCGTCGCCGGAAGGCGTCGAACGCGAGCTGCTGAAGCCCGTCGAGGATGCCATCAAGGGAATAGCTGGAGTCGATCAGGTTTTCGGCACCGCCTCTGATGGCTTCGCCCAGATCATCACGATCTTCGTGTATGAAAAGGATATCTCGCAGGCAACGCAGGATATCCGCGATGCAATCTCATCCATCCGGGCAGACCTGCCGCTCGAAATGGAGGAGCCGATTCTGAGCCGGTTCGATCCAGGCGATCAACCGATCGTGTCGTTGACCCTGGCATCGGATACCTACACGCCGGCGCAGCTCACGCGAATGGCCGATCCAAAGATCACCAGTGCAATCCGAGGAATTTCGGGCGTGTCGCAGGTCCGGATAATCGGTCAGGTGGATCGCGAGATGACGATTCAGCTTCGGCCACAGGCGCTGCAGGCCGCGGGAGTCAGTGTGTCGCAGGTGGTGGAGGCGCTTCAGGCGCAAAACCTCGCCGCTCCCGTCGGCCGGATCACCGGTACCCTGGATGAGCGAACGATCAGGCTGCAGGGCAGGCTCGAGGGCCCCGAGGATTTCATGCAGCTCGTTGTCGCCGAGCGGAATGGTCAGGTCATCAGGCTGGGCCAGGTTGCAGATGCGCTGGATGGAAATCAGGAGCAACGCTCACTCGCGCTGTTCGACGGCAAGGAAGCCATCGGTATCGACATCAGCAAATCGAAGGGCTACAGCACCACCGCCGTCAGTGCAAAAATCGCGAAAGCGGTGGCGGAGGTTCAGAAAACGCTGCCTGCCGGAGTGAAGATGAACACGGTTCGCGACTCGGGAGAGCGGGTTAAGAACTCGGTGCGAACTGTCGAGGAAGCGCTGATCGTGGGCGCACTTCTCACCATTCTGGTGGTCTTCATCTTTCTCAATTCATGGAGGTCTACCGTCATCACGGGACTGGCGCTGCCGGTATCGGTGCTGGCTTCGTTCGTGACAGTCTGGGCTTTTGGTTTCACGCTCAACACGATGTCGCTTCTCGGTCTCTCGCTCGCGATCGGCGTTCTCATCGACGATGCGATCGTCGTGCGCGAGAACATCGTCAGGCACATCGAGATGGGGAAGGACCACATGACCGCCGCGCATGACGGGACCGACGAGATCGGACTGGCAGTGGCGGCAACAACGTTCTCGATCATCGCCGTGTTTGTGCCGGTGGCGTTTATGGCCGGAGTCGCGGGCCAGTGGTTCAAGCCGTTCGCTTTGACCATCGCCAGCTCAGTGCTCGTATCGCTGTTCGTTTCGTTTTCACTCGATCCGATGCTTTCCGCCTACTGGGCCGATCCCAAGCGGGTACCGGGCCAGCGCGTGAACATCATTACCCGCACGCTCGACCGGTTCAACCATTGGTTCGACCGGCAGTCGGAGCGCTATAAGAAAGTCATCGGCTGGGCACTGGACCACCGTCTTGCGATGGTGGGGCTAGCGGTTGGCTCTTTCATTCTTGCGATTGCTCTTCCGGTCGCAGGCCTCGTCGGCACGAGCTTTTTCGGCGAAGACGACAACTCTGAATTCAACATCGGCGTTGAAACTCCTCCGGGCTCCAATCTCGATTACACGAGGCTCAAGGCGGAGGAGGCTGGACGCATAGTGCGCGCGCACCCCGAGGTCGTGTACACCTACACCACGCTCGGCACGGGAACCGGTGCGGTCGACAACGGCAATATTTACGTTCGGATGACGAAGAAGCACGAGCGGGATGTTAGCGCCGAGGATTTCGGTGGGACGATTCGAAGGGAAGTCGGGCGGATCGGTGGTGCGACGATGACCGTTTACACCGGCGGATTCCAGGGGGCCGAGAAGCAGATTCAGATTCAGCTTCGGGGCGGGACGCCCGATGGGCTGAACACAGCGGGTGCGATGATTGCGGCCGAGCTGAAGAAAGTGAGAGGCGCCGTGGATGTCGGACTGTCGACCAAGGGGTTGAAGCCAGAGGTCGATGTCGAGTTGAATCGCGGTCTCGCCGGCTCGATTGGCGTGACCGTGGGTCAGGTGGCGCAGGCGCTGCGTCCAGCGTTTGCGGGTATCAAGGCAGGTGACTGGGTCGATCCGTCGAACGAGATGCGGGAGGTGAACGTCCGCCTCGCGCCGGAGGCTCGCATGCGCGCAGCCGATCTCGTGCAGCTTCCGATCGTGATTCAGGGTGAGAATGGACCGGCAACGCTGCCGCTTGGACAAATCGCTACGGTCACCGACGGATTCGGTCCTGCACAGATATCGCATCTCGATGGAGAGCTGGTAGTAACGGTTCAGGCGAATACATCGGGCCGGTCGCTGGGCGAAGTGATGACGGACATCAATGGCGAGATCGCGAAGATGGCTCTGCCGCCCGGCGTCACGATCACGCAGGGTGGTGAAGCCGATGCGCAGGCGGAAGTGTTTGGCAGTATTTTCGCGGCGCTCGGCGTTGCGGTAATGCTCATGTACTTCATTCTCGTCGTGCAATTCGGCTCGTTCCTCGAGCCGCTGGCGATTCTGTTGTCGCTGCCGCTGTCACTCATTGGCGTAATGCTCGCGCTCATGATCACCGGCGACACCATCAATCTGATGAGTCTGATCGGCGTGATTCTGTTAATGGGGATCGTGGCGAAAAACGCAATTCTATTGATAGACTTCGCAAAGTGGGCGCGAGAGAAGGACGGGTTACCGCGGCGTGAGGCGCTGATTCAGGCGGGTGCAATTCGCCTCCGACCAATCATGATGACTACGCTGGCGCTGATTGCCGGCATGAGCCCGGTTGCACTGGGAATCGGCGAAGGCGCGGGGTGGCGCGCGCCGCTTGGCCGCGCTGTGATCGGCGGCGTGATCACTTCGACAGTGCTGACGCTGGTGGTGATCCCGACGTTCTATGAGATCATGGATGAGTGGCGCGAGTGGGTGATGAAGAAATTTGGGTTGACGCCCAAGGGTACGGGGGAACATCGGGTGGTGGGCGGCGCGAGCGGGATTCCTGAGGGGGCAGTGGGGTCGGTGCAGGGGTGACGCTATCGCTGCCTGCACTGCACGCGGCCGACGCCAGAGCGCCGGCTGTTGACATCGTAATCAATGAGTCGAAAGCTGCGTATCTAGTTTACGACGACCCTGCCGGACATGGACGTGCCGTGGATCCGGCAGTGGTAGGGATACGTGCCGGGCGACGTAAAAGTCCGCACGTAATTACCGTTCGACAAAACGCCTGACGTAATGCCGTCATCAAAAGCCACGTCGTGCTCGGCGCACTGCTGGCCGCTGCCATAGGCATCGCCCCCGCGGCACGAGTCCCACGTCCAGGTCACCCGCGATCCCGCCGACGTCGACAGCGCATTCGGAGCGAAAGCGTTGTTGGTGACGACGACTGAGTTCGGCGTACCCGGGGGCGGGGGCAATGGCCTCTTCTCCGAACCGGGCGCGATCGCATTCCCGCTACTACACGCGGCAAGGAGAGTAACTGTGATCATGAACATTGTTTTCCGCATTGTAAAAACCTCATATTGTGTTTGCAGGATAAATGCTTTCTCGATCAGGTGGTATGACTCCCGAGGCCGGAGGTTCCAACACCCGTTTGCCCTGTGATTTAACATAGGTAGATACAGCAATAAGTCAAGAGATAATTTGACTAATTTTTAAAATCAGACTACCTTTCGACAGCAAAAACGGGGAATTATCATGGCGTGGTGGCAAAAACACTTCCGAAATACAACCCGCGGCAGGATTGTCGCTCTGCTCCGGCGTAAGGAACAAAGCGTAGAAGAACTCGCGGCGGCGCTCTCTCTGACCGACAACGCCGTGCGCGCCCAACTTGCTACGCTTCAGGCAGATGGCGTGGCCGCTGCTGTGAGCGTTCGCCGGGAAGGCGCCGTCGGAAAACCTGCAGTCCTCTATGGGATAGCGAAGTCTGCCTCGGATTCACTCTTTTCCAATGCGTATGGGCCGGTACTCGCAGTGGTGCTCTCAGAGCTGGCCAGAACAATGACACCGACCCAGATTCGTGACGTGTTGCGGCGAGCAGGACGCCGCCTGGCACCGATGCCCAGGTCGGGCCACTCTCTTGCGGCTCTCGAGGCTCGGGTCCGCGATGGCGCAGCGTTTCTGATTGCCCTGGGCGGAGACGTCCAAGTGACCAAAACCGCAAAAGGCTTCGAAATCCAGGGCTTCGGCTGTCCGATCGGGCAGGCCGTCTCAGCCTGCCCCGATGCCTGCGCAGCCATCGAGGCTCTATTGAGCGAAACTACAGGTGCGAATGTCCGCGAGCATTGTGAGCGGACCGGGTCGCCGCATTGCCGGTTTGTGATTCCGGCAACAGGGTAAACATCCCCGACGCCCATTGTGAGCTACAGTGCCCCCGCGCAACCTGGCGCGCGCTGGCACTGTAGCTTGGGTCAGTTGTATTGGCGAGTGGTTCGGTCAGCCCTGGCCGAGGGAGGCCTCCAGCTCTCGCGCATGCTTCAAGTGAGCTTCCACGGCAGGCCGCGTCTGCTCGAGCAAAGCCTTCAGCTCAGCGTTCTGCGAGCTCGGAATGAGCACCGTGTCGATCGCGCCAAGGAGGTCGACGTGATACGTGATTTCGCTTGCGATGTAGGCGCGGTCAAAGTCGGCGCCCGTCTTGCCCTTCAGCGACTCGCGGACCTGCGCTCCCTTGTCAGTTTGTTGCCGGCTGACCTCGCTCTCCTCCGGCTTGACGTTCAGCTTCGTGACCAGCGCGACAGCGGCTTTGTTGACGCCAGAATGATCGGTAATCATGCGCTGCGCGAATTCCTTGACCTTCGAATTTTTCGAGGTCGACGCAGCCAGCCGCCCGCCGGCGATGTCGGCGTCGTTGGCGGCAACAACAATGGCCGCAATCTGAGGATCTGTAACGGCGGGTGCGGCCGGGGTGGCGCTCGCCGCGGGCGTCTCGGTTGCGAGTGGCGCGACGCTGGCCGTGCTATCGGTTGAAACGGCCTCGTTGTCGCCCTTGCTGCAGGCCGAGAGCAATGCGGCGGTAGTCAGGAGCAGTGTGATTGTCTTCATGTGAACTTCCTCTTGTTAGTCGCGACGCGACGTATGATTTCTGGCCGGCCGCGTTTGCGAGCCAAACCGGGTCCTGCGATTATCGCACGATGAGAGTGCCGCGCATCGTGGGGTGGAAAGCGCAAACATACTGATGTGTCCCCGCGTCTGTTGCCACGAACTGACCCAACGCTTTGGACTCGATACCGCCTGTGTCGAACTCCTTCTGCATTGCCGTCGCCGTATGCGGAACGAGGTCAGCGTTTTTCCAGAGTACCGTATCGCCCAGTGCCACAGTCAATGATGCAGGCACGTACTGGAAGCCGCGAATGGTGATGACGTGGGCGCGGGGAAGAGGCGCTCGGCAGCTCGCGGCACCGAGCACGAGCGCGGCCATCCAGGCACCGGTGCGGCCGACCCCATATGACGGCCAGGCGGCACGTGACCTGACTGCACAGGGCGGTGCCAGGTGATGGGCCACCTGGGCGGCGTGAGGTATGTAGAGACTGGTCATACCAGTGTAAACCTGCGGCAGAATTTCAGGCATTCCTGTCGAACATAAATGGCACAGGGATGTATGTCAACAATTTATTGGACATATTCGCGATGGCATGATGATCGAGCAATCTGACGACAGGCGCAACCGTTACCGCGGTCACACACTCATCACGGGAACCGTTCTCTCTGGACCCACACGCCCCCACGCCAGCGTCCTCGCCAGCAGCATCGACGAGATCGAGCTGGCGCCGATGAGGAGCCAACCGATCGGTGCCGGCGCGACCAGGCCGAGGAAGCCCCGCATCGGAGGAAGAACGAGCATCGCGGCCAGCACGCCACCGGTACCCATCATGGGGCGCACGCTCGCCCCGCTCCAGTCGAACCTTGGACCCGGCGTTAAACGGCGGAGTTCCGTCGACACGCTCCTCGTATCTGCGCCATGCGGCGCGGCGCGACATCACCTCAGCGAGCATGCGGGTAGCCGCAAGGCCGCTGAGGGCGAGTCCAAGAGTGCCCCCGGCCGCGGTAAGGCTGACGATAGTGGCCACGCCGAAGAGCACATCGGCAGCATCCGACCCGAGATGGCGGCGAGCGCCCTCCCGCAGCGCGGGGAACCCCTCGATAACGCTGACGGCGGCCGCCACTACAACTGGCGTTCCGGACGATACCGGTGATCCGGTTGCGCCGCGCAGCCGCCGCCCCGCCAGCAGGCCAAGGCCAATAGCGCTGCCGACAACCCGCGTCCCGCTCTGCACGAGCCGGTGGCTCTGCATCGGATCAGCCGGCCTGGTCGCGCTGACCTTCGCAGCTGTCGTGCGCGCGTGCGCGGTCGGCACCTCGACGCCTGCGACGGACGCCAGGACACGCTCCTCGCTCGTCAGCCTCGAGTCGAACTGCACGAGGAGGTTCCCGGTTAGGGCGTTGATCCGGACATCGCGGATGCCGGGCTCGCGGCGCAGCCGTGCCTCCAGGTAAGTGTGTTCTTCCCCAGACAAACGGGCAAGACGAATGCGGATACGCCCGGACGAGCGGTGAACTACATGGGCGGCGGCCTCGAATGCCTCCGCGCTCAGGCCCGTCTCGCTCGGAAGAGCCGAATCACGCGAGCGGCATCAAGAGGCCCGAGTGGCGTCGTCGCGACCGTGCTGCCGCAGTTGCTGCGCGTCGACCATGATATCCTCCGCCCGTTCGCGCGCGAGCGCGGCAGAGCGCATCAGCCGCTCGCGCATTGCGCCCGCCTCCTGGCCCGCGCGGTTCACGATCGCCTCTGCTCGTGCCAGCGCGGACACCTCGGGTTCCCCGTGCGGCTGACCATTGCCAGATTCTTTGGAGGGCTGGCCCCCTGTACCGCTCGTAGAGATAGTGGCAAGTGCCGACGCAGCCAGCTCTCCCAACCGAAACGCAGCGAGCGCAGAGAATCTGCCCACGTCCTGGCCGGCGCGGTGCGCCGTGGAGACGATCGAGGCAGGGGACGGCAGTGCGGGCTTCAGGCTGTCGGCGCTGCCGGCGTTGCGATCATCCATTGCGGGACCTGGTCGGCGGATCAGGCGCTGAAGGCTTGGCGCGGCGCGTGGCTGTAGTGCCGGCCGACTTGCGTGGCGGACGACGTCGTGCCCCCGTACCTCGCACTGATGAACCGGCTTTCGGCTTGGAGACGGTCTCCGGAACTGGGCTCTCACTGGCGACGCCGGGCGCGTACAGATTGGATTCCATGCGTGGGCCCTCGGCCGGCAGGTCCTGACTTCGCGCCGCCGACGCACCTTGGACTCCGTCGCTCACCCCACGAGCGAAGGCAACGAGGGCATCGCCCGCGACCAGGACTCCCGCAAGGCCGTGCACAGCCCCCTGCCGCAACAGCCCGCGTACGCGCGGCGAAAGGAAAGCCGCGGTCACCATCGCGGTCATTGCGACCTGCGCTCCCGCACCGTCTTCACTTCCCACTCCATACCTCTCAGACAGAATGCTAAATCCATCGCGGAACGCGAACCGTCGGCACTTGCATCATCTGTGCCCTGCAAAAAGCGTCCTGACAAACTCCCACCGACTGTGCGCTGAACGCGCGAGATGGACAAAATCACGCGCTGCCGGGGCCGGATGCCGGCGAAGTGTAAGTCGGCCACGATTGAGATAACTTTTCGCGATGCCATCAGAGATTCATACCGTCATTCCTGAACGCATCCGCGGCCTGCACGATGTGGCAAATAACCTGGCGTGGAGCTGGAACCGCGAAGCCCGCGACCTGTTCCGCTCGATCGACGAAAACATGTGGCATCTCCATCGCCACAATCCCGTCGATCTTCTCACCAACATCGATCCAGCACGCTTGGCCGCGCTCGCCACGGACCCGGCCTTTCTGGAACGATACGACGCAGTCATCCGCTGGTTCGAGGCTGAAACTTCCTTCGACGATACGTGGTTCAGCCGCACCTACCCAGACCTTCGGGGCAAAACCATTGCCTATTTCTGCGCCGAATTTGGCCTCCACAGCTCCGTACCGATCTACAGTGGCGGACTCGGCGTGCTGGCGGGCGATCACTGCAAGGCAGCGTCGGATCTCGGCGTCCCGCTCGTCGGCGTCGGCATTCTTTACCGCGCCGGGTATTTCGATCAGCGAATCCGCATCGACGGGTCGCAGGAGGACACCGACGTCAAATTCGACACGGCGCGGACACCGATCACCGCGCTGGAAGGCCCAGCCGGTGAACCGTATCTGGCGATCGTTAACACGTTCGGACGCGACATCCACGTGCGCGCATCGCAACTGAGGGTTGGGCGGACGCCAATCATCCTTCTCGACGCCGATCTCGAACAGAATCATGCCGACGATCGGCAGTTGCTGAGCAAGCTGTACGCGGGCGGGCCGGCTATGCGCCTCCGCCAGGAATGGCTGCTCGGCGTCGGTGGCGTGCGAGTGCTGCGCGCACTCCGCTACAGTCCTGCAGCGTGGCACGCGAACGAAGGCCATGCTTCGTTCATGCTTGTCGAACGCCTGCGAGAGTTGACAGTTGCAGGGATGCAATTCGATGAGGCGATGCACACGGTGCGTGGGGCAAGCACTTTTACAACACACACTCCGGTTCCTGCCGGCCACGACATCTTTGGGCCTGATCAGATCGCAAGCTGTACCGGCCCGGTGTGGAAAGAGATGGGAATCGATCGCGAGAAATTTCTTTCTATTGGCAGGCATCCTGTAGCCGGTAACGATTCATTCCATATGACGTCCACTGCGATTCGTTTGTCGCGCCGCGTCAACGGTGTCTCCCGACGGCACGGCGTGGTGACACGAACGCTCTGGAAAAACCTTTGGGAGGGGCGTGACACCGAGTCGGTTCCGATCGGGCATGTCACCAACGGCGTACACCTGGC
Coding sequences within:
- a CDS encoding cupredoxin family copper-binding protein; translated protein: MPEILPQVYTGMTSLYIPHAAQVAHHLAPPCAVRSRAAWPSYGVGRTGAWMAALVLGAASCRAPLPRAHVITIRGFQYVPASLTVALGDTVLWKNADLVPHTATAMQKEFDTGGIESKALGQFVATDAGTHQYVCAFHPTMRGTLIVR
- a CDS encoding HMA2 domain-containing protein, with the protein product MSAEAFEAAAHVVHRSSGRIRIRLARLSGEEHTYLEARLRREPGIRDVRINALTGNLLVQFDSRLTSEERVLASVAGVEVPTAHARTTAAKVSATRPADPMQSHRLVQSGTRVVGSAIGLGLLAGRRLRGATGSPVSSGTPVVVAAAVSVIEGFPALREGARRHLGSDAADVLFGVATIVSLTAAGGTLGLALSGLAATRMLAEVMSRRAAWRRYEERVDGTPPFNAGSKVRLERGERAPHDGYRWRAGRDARSSSDAGLPRPGRAGTDRLAPHRRQLDLVDAAGEDAGVGACGSRENGSRDECVTAVTVAPVVRLLDHHAIANMSNKLLTYIPVPFMFDRNA
- a CDS encoding DUF4142 domain-containing protein; this encodes MKTITLLLTTAALLSACSKGDNEAVSTDSTASVAPLATETPAASATPAAPAVTDPQIAAIVVAANDADIAGGRLAASTSKNSKVKEFAQRMITDHSGVNKAAVALVTKLNVKPEESEVSRQQTDKGAQVRESLKGKTGADFDRAYIASEITYHVDLLGAIDTVLIPSSQNAELKALLEQTRPAVEAHLKHARELEASLGQG
- a CDS encoding ArsR family transcriptional regulator — encoded protein: MAWWQKHFRNTTRGRIVALLRRKEQSVEELAAALSLTDNAVRAQLATLQADGVAAAVSVRREGAVGKPAVLYGIAKSASDSLFSNAYGPVLAVVLSELARTMTPTQIRDVLRRAGRRLAPMPRSGHSLAALEARVRDGAAFLIALGGDVQVTKTAKGFEIQGFGCPIGQAVSACPDACAAIEALLSETTGANVREHCERTGSPHCRFVIPATG
- a CDS encoding efflux RND transporter permease subunit; translation: MVISDFAIKRPMITIVTMVALAVFGLFALLRLQTDEFPDVQQPVVLTGIPYPGASPEGVERELLKPVEDAIKGIAGVDQVFGTASDGFAQIITIFVYEKDISQATQDIRDAISSIRADLPLEMEEPILSRFDPGDQPIVSLTLASDTYTPAQLTRMADPKITSAIRGISGVSQVRIIGQVDREMTIQLRPQALQAAGVSVSQVVEALQAQNLAAPVGRITGTLDERTIRLQGRLEGPEDFMQLVVAERNGQVIRLGQVADALDGNQEQRSLALFDGKEAIGIDISKSKGYSTTAVSAKIAKAVAEVQKTLPAGVKMNTVRDSGERVKNSVRTVEEALIVGALLTILVVFIFLNSWRSTVITGLALPVSVLASFVTVWAFGFTLNTMSLLGLSLAIGVLIDDAIVVRENIVRHIEMGKDHMTAAHDGTDEIGLAVAATTFSIIAVFVPVAFMAGVAGQWFKPFALTIASSVLVSLFVSFSLDPMLSAYWADPKRVPGQRVNIITRTLDRFNHWFDRQSERYKKVIGWALDHRLAMVGLAVGSFILAIALPVAGLVGTSFFGEDDNSEFNIGVETPPGSNLDYTRLKAEEAGRIVRAHPEVVYTYTTLGTGTGAVDNGNIYVRMTKKHERDVSAEDFGGTIRREVGRIGGATMTVYTGGFQGAEKQIQIQLRGGTPDGLNTAGAMIAAELKKVRGAVDVGLSTKGLKPEVDVELNRGLAGSIGVTVGQVAQALRPAFAGIKAGDWVDPSNEMREVNVRLAPEARMRAADLVQLPIVIQGENGPATLPLGQIATVTDGFGPAQISHLDGELVVTVQANTSGRSLGEVMTDINGEIAKMALPPGVTITQGGEADAQAEVFGSIFAALGVAVMLMYFILVVQFGSFLEPLAILLSLPLSLIGVMLALMITGDTINLMSLIGVILLMGIVAKNAILLIDFAKWAREKDGLPRREALIQAGAIRLRPIMMTTLALIAGMSPVALGIGEGAGWRAPLGRAVIGGVITSTVLTLVVIPTFYEIMDEWREWVMKKFGLTPKGTGEHRVVGGASGIPEGAVGSVQG
- a CDS encoding plastocyanin/azurin family copper-binding protein; the protein is MRKTMFMITVTLLAACSSGNAIAPGSEKRPLPPPPGTPNSVVVTNNAFAPNALSTSAGSRVTWTWDSCRGGDAYGSGQQCAEHDVAFDDGITSGVLSNGNYVRTFTSPGTYPYHCRIHGTSMSGRVVVN